From Chloroflexota bacterium:
GCCACCACATCTTTCAGTGGAACCTGTTCCAGGTGCGTGTGGGCAAATTTCTCGTCGCCGGGGCCAAAACCAATCGAAGGGATTTCGGCTTTACCGGCCCAGTAGGTGCCATTGGTCGAAAAATCCCAGGTGCCCAGTTTGCGCGGCTCACCCCAGAGTTTCTCGACCGTGCGCTGCCCGGCTTGTACCATCGGGTGCGCGTCATCCAGCAGCCAGGCCGGATAATGCTTGGAAACCGGAAAGACAAACCCTGTGTAAGATGGGTCATCGTAGAACAGTTCTTCGACCTTGATTTCTTCCTGTAGATAATCAGGTATCAAACCCCTGATTTGAGCAATCACATCGTCGTGCGGCTCATTGGATGTAATGCGGCGGTCCAGGTAAATTGTGAACTGATCGGGTACCGCGTTCAGTGAAGCTGTGCGCACCTTCAGATCGGTCACGGCAATCGAGGGGCGGCCCTGAATGGGATGTCCGCCCAGGCCAAAATGGAAGCGGCGATCCAACTCGCGGATTTGGGTAATCACAGCCATCATTTTATAAACCGCATTATCACCCAGATAGTGCGAAGCGGCATGCGCTGAACGGCCCGAAGCCGTGATCTTTAACTCGATGCGCCCTTTATGCCCGCGGTAGACCTGCATCCTGGTGGGTTCACCGATCACCACAAAGTCTGGGCGGATGCCGGGGTCAACTTCAACAAATGTGTTGGGGGCAATCCCATCGCACCATTCTTCCATATTTCCAAAATACCAGGCGGTGGTGTCTTTGAGCAAGCCCAATTGGTTGGCAAGCGCCAGGCCATACACCATGCCGGGGGTAGAACCCTTTTCATCGCAGGCGCCGCGGGCATACAAAATGCCATCTTCGACCTTGCCCACAAATGGATCCCAATTCCAAGTGGCCGGGTCGCCTATGCCTACAGTATCGATGTGCGAATCGTAGACGACCACACGCGGGCCATTGCCAATCCGCCCCAAGATATTGCCCATTTTGTCGAAACGGACTTCATCAAAGCCCAATTTGCTCATTTCTGCGCCGATGCGCTCGCCAACATCTTTAAGCTGGCCTTCCATGCTGGGGATGGCGACAATATCCCGCATGAATTGGATGATCGCTTCTCGGCGATTTTCTACTTCACGATGAAGAGTTTGGATAAGACTTTTATCCGTCATAATGGCATCCTTATTTTTTTTTAAGAGTTAGATTGGCGGGGTCATTAAGTTGTCAGACAACTTACATTTTATCACAAATAAAAAAACAACCCTTGCGGAATTTTGCAAGGGTTGCCAATATTTAGAAATACTATATTTACTCTTGAACCAGCAGGCGCATATACGCCCCCAAATCATCGATTTCATCAAACGCCCAGGTTGCGTCGATGATTTCATCTTGTCGCTTGGATGAAATCACTCCCTCAGCGTTGGCGCGGAATTTGGCGACGATCTCATCATCCGAGAGGGGGTTTTCAGGCGACCCTTTGGCGTGATCCACCTGCGCGGAGTGGACAGCACCCTCGAGGGTGGTAATCTGCACCCGGGCGCGCTTGACCCGCGGGAAGAGCGCGTCAATTTCGGGGTCGGCAATTACCTTAATTTTGCCTAACAAATCCCAGATACGCGGGTCATGCAGTTTTTCATCGCTGAACGAATCGGGCAACACGGCCCCATCGGCCACCGCCGCGGCAATGACATAAGGCAGCGAGTGATCGGCAGTCTCTTTGGTTTTGGGCGCAAACTTGCTCGGGTCGGAAAGAATATCGGCCCCGCGGGTGGTCGTCTCGACTAAAATTTCAGCAATATCTTCACCAGCCAAATTATGCTCGCGGCAAACTTGCAGCGCCGCGCTGATCGGCTGGTGTGTCAGCGCCTCAGTGGGAAAAGCCTTGTAACCGCAACGCGTTATCATGAAATCTACGCCCAAATCTTTGAGCAGCCAATCGGGGCGCCAGGTCACGTTGTTCAAGACTTCAAAAAGACCCTCCTTGCCTTCCATTACTTCCACGGGACCTTCGTAGCCCTCACGCGCCATCATCGCCGCGATCACCCCGGCCTGCGCGGCCAGCGGAT
This genomic window contains:
- a CDS encoding YgeY family selenium metabolism-linked hydrolase, coding for MTDKSLIQTLHREVENRREAIIQFMRDIVAIPSMEGQLKDVGERIGAEMSKLGFDEVRFDKMGNILGRIGNGPRVVVYDSHIDTVGIGDPATWNWDPFVGKVEDGILYARGACDEKGSTPGMVYGLALANQLGLLKDTTAWYFGNMEEWCDGIAPNTFVEVDPGIRPDFVVIGEPTRMQVYRGHKGRIELKITASGRSAHAASHYLGDNAVYKMMAVITQIRELDRRFHFGLGGHPIQGRPSIAVTDLKVRTASLNAVPDQFTIYLDRRITSNEPHDDVIAQIRGLIPDYLQEEIKVEELFYDDPSYTGFVFPVSKHYPAWLLDDAHPMVQAGQRTVEKLWGEPRKLGTWDFSTNGTYWAGKAEIPSIGFGPGDEKFAHTHLEQVPLKDVVAATEFYALFPSMLSQLGDA
- a CDS encoding MmgE/PrpD family protein, which codes for MTFLSHKMAQFAINLQFEDIPAAAVKEAKRFLLDSVGCALAAVKNEDMQAMYRFTEKLGGTPEATVIGTGAQTNAPNAALMNCLLTRALDYNDIYWEQDPSHPSDIIGAALAAAEANGKNGRDALLAIVLAYEFEMRWCHAAEPGVREVGWHHATLTQFVSPLVAGRMYDLDVEQMVAAVGICGSSHFTLGGVVAGHLTNMKNTADPLAAQAGVIAAMMAREGYEGPVEVMEGKEGLFEVLNNVTWRPDWLLKDLGVDFMITRCGYKAFPTEALTHQPISAALQVCREHNLAGEDIAEILVETTTRGADILSDPSKFAPKTKETADHSLPYVIAAAVADGAVLPDSFSDEKLHDPRIWDLLGKIKVIADPEIDALFPRVKRARVQITTLEGAVHSAQVDHAKGSPENPLSDDEIVAKFRANAEGVISSKRQDEIIDATWAFDEIDDLGAYMRLLVQE